DNA sequence from the Osmerus eperlanus unplaced genomic scaffold, fOsmEpe2.1 SCAFFOLD_333, whole genome shotgun sequence genome:
CCCATTGTACTCAGTACTTACAAGTACTAAGTAACTCAGAACTTAATTATTTTCTTATTTCATTAGTAGCTTCATAGTCAATATAAAATATTAAACCAATTTCAGACCTCATGAGTCTCAAGATTCCAGTCACAAATAGAATATGTGCCATAGCTAGAGAAAACGTACGCGGGCAAATGCTGACCACACGGACAAAAACTGCAAATGGTGACAATATCAAGTGTAGGTCAGCATCTTGGCCGTGAAAAGTAACACCTCAACTTTCTGAGAGTGCAAGATACTTTTTAACTGAAACTTCCAACTTCCCCATGTTCTGTAGGCTATAGTACAGAGACCTGAACATGCGTATATAAGGTATCCCGCTATCGGTTGTTCGACTTCGGTATTTGAAGATGCTCACATGAATAGGTGAGATGTTGTTTTCTCAttacacaaacaaaaaagaaaatatgaCTCACACTACAATACACACTTGAGATTCAGTGAAGGCTGTATCACTTCTAATCCTTCAGGATTTTTCATATTTAGACAGATTctcaatatgtttttgatgtgttATTCTGTTTCGACATCCTCGTCTGACAGGATATCGTCCCTAAGGCTTGGCTCTGGTGAGACTACAGGGATCAAAACATGGGCTTTGAGATATGGACTATAAAGACGGTAAGAATGGAGTTTTACAATCCTATTAAAATAATTCTCTTTGACATGAGTAAAACTTTTTGCACTTTTCTCTCATTAATTATCATGTATTGTATCAACAAGGCTTGCTGATTGATACAAGCGATACACGAGTAAAATAACACATAAATATTTTCCTAACAATGTGCTGAATTTTACCAGGACTGTCTTCTATAATTTGTATGTAACGGTTGTCCCCAGATGGTTGTCTTAGCTGTTGGCGTGGTTACCATGTTGCCTTCCTGCATAGTGGAGTCGGTAGGGAACTCGAGCTCTGTGAGTATCAGCTATGCAGTGTAATGATCAAAACCCAGCAAAGCAGATGGGACGTTTGGATCATAGAAAGGATACATTATTAATCAAATATTCTCTTATTTTCCCTGAtgcgtgtaaaaaaaaaaaaaaatctgcatGTAAAACACATGGGATCACTGTTAGTTGAGAGTCAAACAGTAAGCATGCAATTATTCAAAAATGCTGTTTTTGCATGGTTTGAACTTGGGAACATTTCATCTTCCAGACCGAGCTTAAGCTTTGGGACTTTGAAGTGAAACCATCGGTAACACAGACAACACTGGCTGTGGTCTACAAGGTACAATCATTTCCCAGTCAAATGTTGGGATAACAAAGCAGTTTAAGAAAACAACTATTCTTGGCTGCTAGTATCTATGTTGATTGTTTATCCTTTTGCAGGAGATTGATAGCTTGAGGCGTGAGCAGGCAACAATTAGGCAACAGCAAGTTGACTTGAAGCACGTATGGATAATATTTACAACATTCAACCTCTATATAATAACTGTCAGATAACTCACAGAATCTAGATACTATCCACATCTGTCTATAAACAAAGGAGTCAATCCAGTGCTGTTGTTCTACAGATGCTGGCAAACCAGAAGAAAGAGTTTCCCATGACAATAGGTCAGTGCATAatatatactgtaaatacattCCTTGAATTAATGCAGGCTAATTCTCAGTAGCTCCTCTCTTGCTCGTTCCCtgtgtcttctctgtctctgtcaggtAGCACTGCCCTTGCGCCCTACCCTCTAACCACCCAAGAAGTGGACAGCTGGTCTTCCGAAGACACAGACTCCATGCCCAACTTTGACCCCTGCTACCGCTACACAGTCCTGGACCAGACATGGAGGGCCACCAATACCAGCACCAAGGTTAAGATGTGTGACCGTAACGCCAACTGGAAGGGCTGGTACCGTCTCTTCTACAAAGGCAAGAGCCTGCAGATGCCAGAGAGATGTGTCCCCAGTGACAAGTGTGGCACCCACGCCCCCCTGTGGCTGGCTAGTCCCCACCCCCGGAGGAGCGACGGCATCGTGAGCCGCAGGGTCTGTGGGCACTGGAAGAAGCAGTGCTGTGCATTCAAGTCCACTCCCATCAAGGTCAAGAAGTGTAGGGGAAACTACTATGTCTACCAGTTTGTCAAACCGACAAGCTGCCATCTGGCCTACTGTGCAGGTACCAGTAGTCAAGATATGTTGTGGTGCTGTTGTGGTAACTAAGCTGATTTTGTTTTTTCAAATAGATCATTATCGGTAGATTAGAGTTGGAGGGGAAAACCTACAGGCGAGAAGATCTCCAGGTACAGTGATGTAGAGCTCTGAGGTAGACACTTATAAGGATGTTTTCCCCTCAGACGTCAACACCATCGTGTGTGGTAGATGCAGGAGGAGCGAAAGCTGTGTGAGCAGAGACAAGATTAGCTGGACGTGTAAGAGGAAGAAAGGTGAGTAGGACCGTTCCATCtatctttttaccaaagcatttgggagtcaggtggctgagcggttagggaatcggtctagtaatcagaaggttaccggttcgattccccactaggccaatgacgttgtgtccttgggcaaggcacttcaccctacttgcctcggggggaatgtccctgtacttactgtaagtcgctctggataagagcgtctgctaaatgactaaatatttgactttttttttttttttatctcagaagggttttattattattattacttttattatttgtattattgtttttattgatttcatgtaaagcaccttgaactgcaattcttgtatgaaatgtgctatataaataaagtcttattcttattcttatctATTCATGATGAACACCACCAGAAACATTTTGAAACTCTTGTGTCCTTCTCCTTTCAACTGTACTTTGATCTCATGTTTTCTTTCAGTGATAAAGAGACAAGTTCACTTCTTTGCAGCCATCCCCACAAGCATCACAGGCAAGGTGAACCGCATCAAGTACAGTTCTGTCACAGTGAACGTGGGCCACGCTTTCAACAGAAGGACCTCCACCTTCCGGGCTCCTGTCAAGGGCATCTACCAGTTCTACTTTTCCACCCAAACGTCGACCAGTGGTGCTAAAACAGACCTGTGGCTTGTCGTCAACGGTTACTGGGTTTCTGTATCTCACACCCATGTCACCAGCCCTTCCTCTGTTGGCAGCTTGAGTACGTACATGACCTTCCTGCGCAGAGGGGGCCTGGTGTACGTGACCCAGAACTGTGGCAACTCTTGGGCAAACGCTGCATCCTCCACCATCATTTTTGGGGGCTCACTACTCTCACAGTAGAGACTGGGTATAATTGTTTTCAGAAGGTGCTAGTGTGTTGGGATTTGTCAGTAAtcttttctgtcaaaattgcttTGCATTTTGTCAAGTCGTGAGATGACAAACAAAACCAAATGAAGAACTTTAACTTTAGCTTTTGCACAAATgcttaaaaaatgttttatatataaaataattttGAATAAAAGCTTTTTCATATCTATTTGTTTAATGTTATTTGAACATTTGAATTTCTTACACATGTTGATACAATGTAGTTTTGGTGTTGTCGGTAATGCTACTACACTCAATATGATTTTGATAATAAAAACAGGGTGTGCGTTGTCATCTAGCAACACAGTACCACTATTTAAACACTAGATGTCATAGCAGGTCAGTTGCTGCATTTTGTGTGCATCAGGAATTAAGTCTTGGGTATTTGAAGTTAGGCGGTTTTATGGTGATATAGCATCATTCCTGTCGTCAGAAACCTACTATTTTGAATTGTGTATTTATGTTGTCAGCATTGGCATTGttttttcataaaataaatTAATCCATAGATTGGATGTATGTTTAATTATAAAGAAAATTATGACAATGACATGTAATACTTTTAAATATAATTATTTGTTTCATGGTCTTCAAAATATACAAAAACATTAATCTATCCTGGAAGATTGTTTCCATATTTAGTTTATTCCACACGCGGCGAACACTGACCAACACCtctgaacaggaggaggagcaccCGCGAGGAGGGTCGAGAATTAGTCGGGACGAGAGAAAGTCTAGGAAAGAGAGCAAGGAGAAACGTTTAACGGGTCAAGGCTACTTCTCGGTGGAAAGCAACACGTTTATTTGATAATGAAGACTTAAGTTGGATAAAATTTGTTACAGTTTAAATTCTATGTAGGTTACTACTGAAAACGAGTACCCTTAATACGTCTATAGCCAATCGACTTTTCAATATCTTATTTACTTATTCACTATTTATTTGCTTAATATCAGACACTTTTGCAGTAAACTCTGAGTACATGAATGTTAACAATGCGGACAGGAAGTTTAGCTCTAAATTAGAAGAATAGGCTCTCTGGATAGCTCgccattatttacctttttgGTGTCGCGAGCTCGTAAGGTCTGCTAAGGACTGTAAAGTTGTGtcaatatatatttttcccAAAAACATCTTAAGAAGAAAATACAACAATGGCAGAACACGAGAGTCTGGAGTTTGGAAAGGCTGACTTCGTGCTTTTGGATAACGTTTCTTTGGAAGATTTTATGGCCAACCTAAAACTCAGGTAAGCAGCGTCCATGCACATCGGTCGTTCACCTTTGCCGTTTCGATTAAGTGACACAGTTTGGTCAGATGAAAAGAGCATGGTTCCAAAACAACACGGTTTCTGCGCTCTACTGTTTTTGGCAATTACAATGAACGTCATTAATTCAGTTATTCTTCTGGTGCAATTGAGTTTTTATGTCACTGCCCCTATTATTATTACTAGCAAAGATTGAATGTACCACTGCAGGTGTCTTCTTCGTTTAACAGGAGTCTTGGTGTTAAAGAGGCTGTTGGTACAACGATTTGAGTTGTCTGAACCAgactttaaaacaaaaacagGTTCTGATATATCTATCATTATCTAAGTGTTTGAAGTTGTAGGCCTTTAATTGTCAGGGAACAACATGGTCAATGTGATTTCAAATTGAGGCTCATAGGTACTAATTTTCTACATTGCCCATTTTGTGGAGTAACTTGCCTGGGAAATTATTCATCTTCAAATCATGCTTTAGAATGTCTCTGTGATTTTATATGAACATTCAATTGGTATTTCAGTTGGCATTTATATTTCCTCTTGGCTTGAGCAGAAAGGATACTCAGGACATTCCTCAGATGTTGTCTGTCCGCTATGCCGGTAATACATTGAACCCTGTTGTGTTTGAATGAAGCCCCACCCAAGGAATCACAGTGCTCCCATTGAAAAATAATTTGAACAAACAGGATTTCCATTTGCATCAGCAGTGGTTTCTGTGGGTTGACAGTATTTGTAAATTCAGTCAGTGGGGAGTTGCCTTGCATAGTTTCAGTACATCTGGTTGCTCATCGATCCTACACCAATCTGGTTGCTCATCAACACTAACCCTAATCTGGTTCTGTACAGCACAAACTTTTGTA
Encoded proteins:
- the LOC134016473 gene encoding pancreatic secretory granule membrane major glycoprotein GP2 — protein: MLANQKKEFPMTIGSTALAPYPLTTQEVDSWSSEDTDSMPNFDPCYRYTVLDQTWRATNTSTKVKMCDRNANWKGWYRLFYKGKSLQMPERCVPSDKCGTHAPLWLASPHPRRSDGIVSRRVCGHWKKQCCAFKSTPIKVKKCRGNYYVYQFVKPTSCHLAYCADVNTIVCGRCRRSESCVSRDKISWTCKRKKVIKRQVHFFAAIPTSITGKVNRIKYSSVTVNVGHAFNRRTSTFRAPVKGIYQFYFSTQTSTSGAKTDLWLVVNGYWVSVSHTHVTSPSSVGSLSTYMTFLRRGGLVYVTQNCGNSWANAASSTIIFGGSLLSQ